In Sphingobacteriia bacterium, the DNA window CAAAAAGAAATGTAAAAATCTTTGAAAAAATTATTATAGACAATTCACTTGAGAGATTTTTACCGAATTTATTTGCAGTTGCATTTAGTAAAGAAATAGGTCAAGAATTAATAAAACACCCTCTACAAAAACTTGTTTGGTGTAATACTCCTAATTTAAATGAAGTAAAAAAAATAATTAATGAAATAGTAGCGAGCAAATGAACAAACTTAAATTAATATTTATTCTCATTCTTTTATTAACTGGAGTTTTAATAACTTATACTTTTAATCATCTTATAAAAGAAAATAAAGATTTAAAAACTTCACTTTTAAGTATTGAAGATAGTCGTAATATTGATACAAATATAAATTGCCCTGCTTGTGAAAGACAAATTTCTTGTGATGAAAAAATTTTTGAAAATTTATCAACCACTTCTAATCAAACTATTGCAAAACTAATTGCTATAAGGTTTCTAGAAAAGAAGATTTTATCTAATAAAGCTTTTGAACAAGAATTAGACTTATTAAAAAAATTGACAGAAGGTGATGATTTTATTCAAAATAAATTATCATTATTTGAAAAATATAAAAATTCAGGTATTACCTCTTTAGATGAAATTATTAGAAAAGTGGATTACCTTGATAAGGATCTACCTTTAGAATCAAAAGTAGAAGCATCTACTAATAATAAGCTTATAGGTCAAGTGGTAAATAAAATTATTCGTATTGAATCAACTAATAATTTAGAAAAAGTTGATAATAAAAAATTAGAGAATTTAAATATTATAAAAACATTTATTGTTGATAATGAATTAGATAAAGCAATCTTAAAACTAAACGATTTAGCTTTGGAAAATATAGACCACCGACCAGAAATTCAATCTCTTATTAATTTAATTGATGATAGAAATAAATTAATAAACTACATTAATCAAATCTGGGAGTTTTATAGCTTATCATCGATAAAATAATTATTTTAGGGGTAGTTAACATGAATAAAAAATTTGCTGTCCTATTATCAGGATGTGGGCATCTTGACGGCGCAGAGATCAGAGAAGCAGTTTTATCTTTACTTGCTATTGAATCCCAAGGACATTCATATAATATTTATGCACCAGATTATAATCAGCAACATGTAATTAATCATATTACAGGTGAAGAATTAACTGAAACTAGAAATATTTTAGTAGAATCCGCACGAATTGCTCGTGGAAATATTCAAAATGTAAATAAATTAGTGATCAGTAAATATGATGGACTTGTAATGCCAGGTGGGTTCGGCGCTGCTAAAAATTATTGTAGCATCGCTTCTAATGGGCCAAATGCCAGTATTACTCCTAAAATTAAAGAAATCGTGTTAGGTTTTAATTCTCAAAAGAAACCTATTGGAGCCATTTGCATTTCTCCTGCAGTTGTTGCGCTTGCCTTTAAAGGGGTTAAAACAATTGAAGTTACACTTGGAGATGATAATGATTCAAACGCCTCATTAATTAAAGGCTTGGGTAGTAAGCATATACATACAAATATTGGAGAAGCGTATTATTTTACTGATGAAAAAATAGCAAGTTGCGCTGCTTACATGCGCGATTCTAAATTACCAGAAATTTATAAAGAAATTAGCTCAGTTATAGAATTAATTTCTAAATAAATTATTTAAATAATTTTTCACAGTAAATAATTCTTGCAATTAAAGAAAATACTCATATAATAACCCTTACAATGTCGCGGGGTGGAGCAGCCCGGTAGCTCGTCAGGCTCATAACCTGAAGGTCGTCAGTTCAAATCTGGCCCCCGCAACCAAGTATTCCTGAGGCTACTCGCCATTTTTTCATTTTATACAAATTGACTTGGTGCCGCACTGGTGCCGCAATCAAACGAAAGTCTTTCCCTTACACTACTATAAGTATTTTGTTATCATTTATATTAACTGCGCGTCAGTTTTCCATAGGAAATTTTCTGTAATTTCTATATAAATCAGCTATTTAACTCTAGTAAACTTGATCAAATTAGGTATATTTTGAATCCAATTTAAACATATAAATTGGAAAATCAGATATATGACAAATTTTATCCCTTCAGATTATATAACCACCCAAGAAGCATATAACATTATTGGCAAAAAATTATTTAAGAAAGATTTTGAAGCTGAGAGCCATAACTTTCAGAATATGCTACAAGGCAAAAACCAATATTCTCTTAGTATACAAGATTTATATAGTTTTATCGAAAGTCCTTTTAAGCGTTCATACAACAAAAAAGAGTTTAAACAAAAAAAATTAGAAATATTAGAAGAATATAATAAAAAACTTGATCTTCAAAAAAGTAAAGCTGAAAATTTTGACTATAGCAAACCAAGAACTATACCTCCTATAAAATATAATGAGATGAGCGAAAATGAAAAAAATCATTATATAGAGTGTGGCATGCAGTATACTGTAATAACACAATTGATGCTCGAATGGATTCACTGTAGTACTCTTAGAATATTTTTGCTAAACAATTTATATGGGCAAATTCTAGAATTACCTCAAAAATACTGGCTTTCTAACCGCTCTAGATTTGATGTTGGTATTTCAAAGGCCTCAATACCTGACACAAATTTAAAAAGCAAAGTTATAGACTATGGAACTTTAATTATAAAAAGAATAGAGCTAGAAAATATATTGGAATTTATAGATATGTCAGAAAAAAATGACCTTCAAATTAATAAAAAAGTAAATGAAAGAGATGAGATTTTCGAGTATGCTAAAAAAGTCTACATTAGCCCCTATATATATGCACAATTAAAAGCTGCAAGAGACATGCAAATTACTGATAATAACCAACCCGTTAAAGAAATGATAATTAGTCAATTACGACAAGAACATCCAGATGAATCTCTATATTCAAATAATTTAATAGGTAATATGGCTACCTTGCTAAGAACACCTGAAGCAAAAAAAGGAGGAAATATAAATTCTACTAATAATGGTACTAGGGGTAATAAGAGAAAATAAGCATATCAACCCCTAAATCTAACATTTGCTAATTTTTATATAGGGTATCAACCCCTTGTAGCCTTATAAATCAAGGGCTTTGCAGAGGGGTTCAACCCCTCTGCGTACTTAGGCATGAACCCTTGCTACGTATCGTAAACATTTCTTTTTGTGCATTAATAACCATGAATGTTGGTGATACAACATCATGTGTAATTAATTAAAAAGGAGTAAGTTGCTTATGATAAGTAAAACACAAGAAGAAAATTTTAAGGTAATAAACGAACGATTACTTAGTAGAAAAGAGGCTGCTGAATTTCTAGGAGTTACTGTAGGTACGTTAGCTGTATGGACTAGTACCAATAGATATCCGTCTTTACCACTCACAAAGGTGGGAAGGCTTGCAAAATACAAGCTTTCTGACCTGATGAATTTTATTGATAATCAAGAACAATATAATTCCAAGAGGTAATAATATGCGTAATAATTTCGATAAAGACTTTTATAAAAATATAGCTAGACATTCTATGTTTTTATTGCCAAGCATACTATTTCGTTGGTTACCAGATGGAAAGATTCAGGGAAATGAGTATGTGGCCAGAAATCCAAAAAGATATGATCAGCATTACGGCAGTTTTAAAATTAATATACGTACTGGTAAGTGGTGTGATTTTGCCACTGGAGATAAAGGAGGAGATCTTATTTCACTTGCTGCATACCTATTCAATCTCTCTCAATATGAAGCTGCAAAAGAAATAGCAAAGTTAGCAGGAGGACGTTATGCATAACTATCCTTTTGCTCCTTTAAAGGATGAAGAGTTAAATATCAACTATTCAAAAACAAATGATAAAAGCAAGCCAAAACCAATCATCCCAGTGCCAGATGATGCAGAGGAATTTAATTTTGTAATTCCAAAGTTTGGTGGTGAACCAGATAACAAATGGCCATATCATAACTCAGAGGGCAAGATTGTTACATACAAATGCCGTTGGGATTTTATTGATGCAGAAAAAGGTATACCTTCAAAAGAATATAGACCTGTAAGTTATTGTCTATTACCTAATGGAAAAAGAAGATGGCAAGCAATAGCAATCCCAACTCCTTGGGTTTTATATAATGTACATAAAATCATTCAATGTTACTTAGATATATTGCTGTGTGAAGGTGAAAAATCAGCAGAGAAAGGACAAATTTTATTTCCTAATCTTATCGCTACTACAACTATGTTTGGTGCGCAATCACCTGATAAAACGGATTTTTCTCCATTAAAAGGTAGGAATGTCATTATTTGCACTGATAATGATGAGCCAGGTAGAGCCTATGGCGACAAAGTTTATGATCAATGTATTGAAGTAGGCGTTGCAAGTGTTTATCACCTAGCCGCAGAAGAGCTAGGAAAGTTTATTATAGAAGATAGTAAAATTGTAGAAAGGCAAGGACTAGTCCCACAAGGATATGATTTAGCTGATGCTTACGATGAAGGCTGGAGAAGCCCTTTGATTAATCAAATTATTGGAAAAATTATTACTCCCTATATCAAAAAGTCTGAAATTGACAAACTAAATAGCTATGTTAACCAAAAATTTAAGGTTGAGCCTAATGGCGTTTATTATTTGAAGAGGGTTAAAACATCTGATGGCCAAGAAAGTACCGAATGGACTTGGTTTTGCTCTTATTTAGTTGTTACCCACCTAGCACGAGATATGAATGGTAAAAATTGGTCTAGGATAATACAGCTTTATGATAGTGATCGTAAACTCAAGGAATACATACTACCTATGTCAGATTTAGCTGGTGATGGTAATAGTTATCGCGAAGATTTATTATCATATGGATTAGTGTTGTCACCATACAATGGTAAGAATTTATTAAATGAGTACATAATTACGTCTAATCCAAAAGAACGAGCTATTTGCGTTAGTAAAACAGGATGGTTTGAGGGATGTTACATATTACCATCTAAAGTTATAGGACAAACTCTAAAAGAACGTATTGTCCTACAATCTACAATATCAATTA includes these proteins:
- the elbB gene encoding isoprenoid biosynthesis glyoxalase ElbB, giving the protein MNKKFAVLLSGCGHLDGAEIREAVLSLLAIESQGHSYNIYAPDYNQQHVINHITGEELTETRNILVESARIARGNIQNVNKLVISKYDGLVMPGGFGAAKNYCSIASNGPNASITPKIKEIVLGFNSQKKPIGAICISPAVVALAFKGVKTIEVTLGDDNDSNASLIKGLGSKHIHTNIGEAYYFTDEKIASCAAYMRDSKLPEIYKEISSVIELISK
- a CDS encoding helix-turn-helix domain-containing protein; translation: MNERLLSRKEAAEFLGVTVGTLAVWTSTNRYPSLPLTKVGRLAKYKLSDLMNFIDNQEQYNSKR